From the genome of Scytonema hofmannii PCC 7110, one region includes:
- a CDS encoding RNA methyltransferase translates to MTLDQVRIILVEPSGPINVGSVARVMKNFGFNHLVLVNPQCDPLSPEALQMAVHAKDILQSSRSLATLPEALQGCTRAIATTARVRDWGTPLENPHLALPWLLEEPNRSAALIFGREDRGLSNEELNYAQRFVRIPTNSTYPSLNLATAVSLCCYELALFDTDNQEDTVKEELITSKNGSENDPASLDVVETYYQELESLLLKIGYLYAHTSASRMEKFRQLYNRAQLQTKEVAMLRGILRQVEWAIGNLHNHKDS, encoded by the coding sequence ATGACACTAGACCAAGTCAGAATCATTTTAGTAGAACCATCTGGTCCAATAAATGTGGGGTCAGTGGCGCGAGTGATGAAAAATTTTGGGTTTAATCATCTAGTGTTAGTCAATCCTCAATGCGATCCGCTTTCACCAGAAGCACTGCAAATGGCGGTTCATGCTAAGGATATTCTACAATCGTCTCGATCGCTGGCAACTCTACCAGAAGCTTTACAAGGATGTACGCGAGCGATCGCAACAACTGCTCGTGTTCGTGACTGGGGAACACCCCTGGAGAATCCCCACTTAGCATTACCGTGGTTGCTTGAAGAACCAAACCGATCGGCGGCGCTGATCTTTGGTAGAGAAGATCGGGGTTTAAGCAATGAAGAACTTAATTATGCTCAACGATTTGTTCGCATTCCCACCAATTCTACCTATCCATCACTCAATTTAGCCACGGCTGTTTCTCTCTGCTGTTACGAACTTGCACTTTTTGACACTGACAATCAAGAGGATACGGTGAAGGAAGAACTCATCACGTCAAAAAACGGCTCAGAAAATGACCCTGCTTCTTTAGATGTTGTGGAAACATACTACCAAGAACTAGAATCCCTCCTCCTTAAGATTGGTTATCTTTATGCCCATACATCAGCAAGTCGCATGGAAAAGTTCCGTCAATTATACAATCGCGCTCAGCTACAAACTAAAGAAGTTGCTATGTTGCGAGGTATTTTAAGGCAGGTAGAATGGGCTATTGGGAACCTTCATAACCATAAAGATTCATAA
- a CDS encoding Mo-dependent nitrogenase C-terminal domain-containing protein: protein MTSFSQIQPKQDLLSPVRQWLDSIAIDNAKLAHFLCRLIPAQCPFERDITLFGRKLFHIPPMCKLNPVYEEVVYLRFRALCYLADVCGEDVTAYC, encoded by the coding sequence ATGACTAGCTTTTCTCAAATCCAACCAAAACAAGATCTTCTTTCTCCAGTCCGTCAATGGTTAGATTCAATAGCCATTGATAATGCCAAACTAGCTCATTTCTTGTGCAGGCTTATTCCTGCTCAGTGTCCCTTTGAGCGTGATATTACATTGTTTGGTCGCAAGCTGTTTCATATTCCTCCAATGTGCAAGCTAAATCCTGTCTATGAGGAAGTTGTTTATTTGCGTTTCCGCGCTCTGTGTTATCTTGCAGACGTATGCGGTGAAGACGTAACTGCTTACTGCTAA
- a CDS encoding DNA-binding protein, which translates to MKNVKTPTSDSWLDALIQSLKNSQRAVGYIEAVLEEKDPEPELLRSALKDVVAARLLSDNLSEEAKQHFEKLDKILAKTGGTEIYTLVEFLDALGFRIAIAPKD; encoded by the coding sequence ATGAAAAACGTCAAAACGCCTACCAGTGATAGCTGGCTGGACGCACTTATTCAATCTCTGAAAAACTCGCAAAGGGCTGTCGGTTATATCGAGGCTGTATTAGAAGAAAAAGATCCAGAACCCGAACTACTCCGTTCAGCACTTAAAGATGTTGTTGCTGCACGGTTGCTATCCGATAATCTTTCTGAAGAAGCCAAACAACATTTTGAGAAACTAGATAAAATTCTTGCAAAAACAGGAGGTACAGAAATTTATACTCTAGTTGAATTTTTAGATGCATTGGGTTTTCGGATTGCAATCGCGCCTAAAGATTAG
- a CDS encoding type II toxin-antitoxin system RelE/ParE family toxin, translated as MEAHTREIRRYMTADGKIPFAEWFDGLRDNKAISKINSRIKRVTLGNLGDYRSIGEGVCELKIDCGPGYRIYFGQIGITIILLLCGGDKSTQAEDIRKAKEYWEDYEKRQNAYQ; from the coding sequence ATGGAAGCCCACACAAGGGAGATTCGACGTTACATGACAGCAGATGGCAAAATTCCTTTTGCCGAATGGTTTGATGGTTTACGCGATAATAAAGCCATATCTAAAATCAATAGTAGGATTAAGCGAGTTACTTTAGGTAATCTCGGCGACTACCGTTCTATAGGAGAGGGAGTCTGTGAACTTAAAATTGATTGCGGTCCCGGCTATCGCATCTATTTTGGGCAAATAGGAATAACTATCATACTTTTACTGTGTGGTGGAGATAAAAGCACTCAAGCAGAGGATATTCGTAAGGCGAAGGAGTATTGGGAAGACTATGAAAAACGTCAAAACGCCTACCAGTGA
- a CDS encoding A/G-specific adenine glycosylase, translating to MHECQNANQYAKELLVWYDKHHRPLPWRQNINIYHTWVCEVMSQQTTLAVVVPKFSEFVKQLPTVDDLAVCDEDTLRQLWSGLGYYARARNLKKGAIFIVEHLEGRFPQSCKEWLEIPGCGLYTAAVIASVCFNEKVACVDGNVTRVVSRLLALSRDVWGSSGQSVIRDFVNSIISDERPGDFNQAMMELGATVCRKTKPLCLLCPLRSQCLASEKNCTELCPPQKPRRDAVDVELFALIIWRKATDTIAIVERTKGFLANTVGFPLIPEIEVLEVKKRFKSLKQFQLVELPGTFAHNITHHRISGKALVVQEVEDYWSAAVEDFWQKLGLPQPFYWVASQAIATKLSTSLDKKVFKLFHVSPFGHPNSKL from the coding sequence ATGCATGAATGTCAGAACGCAAATCAATATGCCAAGGAACTCTTAGTTTGGTATGACAAACATCATAGACCCCTGCCTTGGCGTCAGAATATCAACATTTATCATACTTGGGTCTGCGAGGTGATGAGTCAACAAACCACTCTAGCTGTTGTTGTTCCCAAATTTTCAGAATTTGTCAAGCAACTCCCTACTGTTGACGACCTTGCAGTCTGTGATGAGGACACGCTACGCCAACTGTGGTCGGGTCTGGGTTATTATGCTCGTGCTCGTAACTTAAAGAAAGGGGCAATATTTATTGTTGAACACCTTGAAGGTCGTTTTCCTCAGTCATGCAAGGAGTGGCTGGAAATTCCTGGTTGTGGTCTGTATACAGCAGCTGTAATTGCAAGCGTTTGTTTTAACGAAAAAGTTGCTTGTGTTGATGGCAATGTGACACGAGTTGTTAGTCGTTTGCTTGCTTTATCTAGAGATGTGTGGGGTTCTTCCGGTCAATCAGTGATTCGAGATTTTGTAAATAGTATAATTTCTGATGAACGTCCCGGTGATTTTAATCAGGCAATGATGGAGTTGGGTGCAACGGTTTGTCGTAAAACAAAACCACTCTGTTTGTTATGTCCGTTGCGATCGCAGTGTTTGGCTAGTGAAAAGAATTGTACTGAACTTTGTCCTCCTCAGAAACCCAGACGTGATGCAGTGGATGTAGAATTATTTGCTTTGATTATTTGGAGAAAGGCAACTGATACAATCGCTATTGTAGAAAGAACAAAAGGATTTTTAGCCAATACTGTTGGTTTTCCATTAATTCCTGAAATTGAAGTGTTAGAAGTCAAAAAGAGGTTTAAATCTCTCAAACAGTTTCAACTTGTGGAGTTACCTGGTACGTTTGCTCACAATATCACCCATCACCGGATTTCAGGAAAAGCTCTTGTTGTGCAGGAGGTTGAAGATTACTGGAGCGCTGCTGTTGAAGATTTTTGGCAGAAACTCGGTTTGCCACAACCTTTTTACTGGGTTGCAAGTCAGGCGATCGCAACAAAACTTTCTACTTCATTAGACAAAAAAGTTTTCAAGCTTTTTCATGTCAGCCCCTTTGGTCATCCTAACTCGAAATTGTGA
- a CDS encoding histidine phosphatase family protein, translated as MSQVIWIARHANRLDFVNPDWFLTAERRYDPPLSEDGFIQAQQLANRLKGEKIAHIFASPFLRTVQTANAVAEVLDLPIKLETGMSEWHNAAWMTEEPKRLSTPALAELFPRIDTSYTPQIAAKYPETRPQMLERSGQTARCLTTEFSPQDILLVGHGASVVGAAMGLVGEIARTEVKASLCSLVKVVRQEPEWLLELKGDTSHLTEVEEVIRFDVSDRLPVTSKQ; from the coding sequence ATGAGTCAAGTAATCTGGATAGCAAGACACGCTAACCGTCTCGATTTTGTTAACCCTGATTGGTTTTTAACTGCAGAACGACGCTACGATCCACCACTGTCGGAAGACGGTTTTATACAAGCGCAGCAACTAGCTAACCGTCTTAAGGGAGAAAAGATTGCCCATATTTTTGCTTCTCCCTTTTTACGGACAGTACAAACAGCGAATGCTGTAGCAGAAGTTCTCGATTTACCCATAAAGCTGGAAACGGGTATGAGTGAATGGCATAATGCAGCTTGGATGACAGAAGAACCAAAAAGACTCTCAACACCAGCATTGGCAGAGTTATTCCCCAGAATTGACACAAGCTATACTCCCCAGATAGCCGCCAAGTATCCCGAAACTCGCCCACAAATGCTAGAACGTTCGGGGCAAACAGCTAGATGTTTGACTACAGAATTCTCACCACAGGATATTCTTTTAGTAGGACATGGCGCATCTGTAGTGGGAGCAGCAATGGGTTTAGTTGGTGAAATTGCCCGCACAGAAGTGAAAGCATCGTTGTGTAGCTTAGTAAAAGTTGTCCGTCAAGAACCTGAGTGGCTACTAGAACTTAAGGGAGATACTTCTCATTTAACCGAAGTAGAAGAGGTCATCAGGTTTGATGTCAGTGACCGATTACCAGTGACCAGTAAGCAGTGA
- a CDS encoding glucokinase codes for MTLLLAGDIGGTKTILRLVEVSEQLLLHNVYEERHRSGDFPDLVPMVREFLKNSGGLLPQKACFAIAGPVVDNTAKLTNLAWFLDAKRLQEELGIAQVRLINDFAAVGYGVLGLSPQDILTLQPGKPNSNAPIAIIGAGTGLGQGFLIKQGSSYQIFPSEGGHADFGPRTELEFQLLKYLLDKHDIQRVSVERVVSGLGIVAIYQFLRDRQTTAESPEIAQIVRTWEQEAGKQEKSVDPGAVIGKAALQKSDRLSEQTIELFVGAYGAEAGNLALKLLPYGGLYLAGGIAPKILPLIQEDKFMLNFTQKGRMRSLLEDIPVHVILNQEVGLIGAAIGATRL; via the coding sequence ATGACATTACTATTGGCAGGAGATATCGGGGGCACGAAAACCATTTTGCGGTTGGTTGAGGTATCAGAGCAACTGCTTTTACACAATGTTTATGAGGAACGACATCGCAGTGGCGATTTTCCCGATTTGGTGCCGATGGTGCGGGAGTTTCTGAAAAACTCAGGTGGATTATTACCACAAAAAGCTTGTTTTGCGATCGCAGGTCCCGTAGTGGACAATACAGCCAAGTTGACCAACTTAGCGTGGTTCCTTGATGCCAAACGATTACAAGAGGAACTGGGTATTGCCCAAGTGAGGCTAATTAACGACTTTGCTGCTGTTGGCTATGGTGTATTGGGTTTAAGTCCACAGGATATCTTAACTTTACAACCAGGTAAACCCAACAGTAATGCCCCCATAGCGATTATTGGTGCTGGCACTGGCTTGGGACAAGGATTTTTAATTAAGCAGGGTTCCAGTTATCAAATTTTTCCTTCAGAGGGGGGTCATGCGGACTTTGGTCCCCGTACTGAGTTAGAGTTTCAACTGTTAAAATACTTATTGGATAAACATGATATCCAGCGTGTTTCTGTAGAACGCGTCGTTTCGGGGTTGGGAATTGTAGCCATTTATCAATTTTTACGCGATCGCCAAACCACTGCTGAATCACCGGAAATTGCCCAAATTGTCAGAACTTGGGAACAAGAGGCAGGCAAGCAGGAGAAAAGCGTCGATCCGGGTGCTGTTATTGGTAAAGCAGCACTACAAAAAAGTGACAGACTTTCAGAGCAAACAATAGAGTTATTTGTAGGGGCATATGGCGCAGAAGCAGGTAATCTAGCCCTCAAACTTCTGCCTTATGGTGGCTTATACCTCGCAGGTGGCATTGCACCCAAAATATTGCCCCTTATACAAGAAGACAAGTTCATGTTGAACTTCACCCAAAAAGGCAGAATGCGTAGTTTACTGGAAGATATTCCCGTGCATGTCATTCTTAACCAAGAAGTGGGATTAATAGGTGCTGCTATTGGTGCAACTAGGTTATAA
- a CDS encoding thioredoxin family protein — protein sequence MTITEIYTPVGGYAPDFELPGIDGQVHHLSRYLEKFRAVGVISMSNHCPYVGLYVERLKNIQAEFGEQGFTLIGMNGSDLTTEPSETFEQMQAYAKAYVLNFPYLWDPTQEVTRSFGTSKTPMAFLIDAKGVVCYKGQIDDRPQNPKSVAQHYLKQAIACLLTGQEILLTETEPLGTSLVIGN from the coding sequence ATGACTATAACAGAAATTTATACTCCTGTAGGGGGCTATGCACCAGATTTTGAACTGCCAGGAATTGACGGTCAGGTACACCATCTTAGCAGATATCTGGAAAAGTTCCGTGCGGTCGGCGTCATTTCAATGTCTAACCACTGTCCTTATGTTGGGTTGTATGTAGAAAGGTTGAAAAACATTCAAGCCGAATTTGGCGAGCAAGGGTTTACACTCATCGGCATGAATGGTAGCGATCTCACAACAGAACCATCAGAAACTTTTGAACAAATGCAGGCTTATGCCAAAGCGTATGTTTTGAACTTTCCCTACTTGTGGGACCCAACTCAAGAGGTGACTCGCAGTTTTGGGACTAGCAAAACACCAATGGCGTTTCTTATAGATGCTAAGGGTGTCGTTTGCTACAAAGGACAAATAGACGATCGCCCCCAGAATCCGAAATCAGTGGCGCAGCACTACCTCAAGCAAGCGATCGCCTGTTTGTTAACAGGACAAGAAATTCTTTTGACAGAAACAGAACCTTTGGGTACATCTTTAGTAATAGGTAACTAG